The following coding sequences are from one Pelmatolapia mariae isolate MD_Pm_ZW linkage group LG4, Pm_UMD_F_2, whole genome shotgun sequence window:
- the mettl2a gene encoding tRNA N(3)-methylcytidine methyltransferase METTL2: MAAPHAVDGVEGGSGETGLTLSDSSTCDVKRPQFGTRFLTDPRQVFQHNAWDNVEWTDEQEATAKKKVLENSQPLPPEKQEEYDSRANEYWNGFYTIHENRFFKDRHWLFTEFPELAPQCSLNHESHRGASGAVESQQNSQDREQSREHAALFHADVDFPGSSATYRILEVGCGVGNTVFPILKTNNDPGLFVYCCDFSSTAVELVKSNPEYDPGRCYAFVHDLSDVEANYPIPDGTLDVIVLIFVLSALHPKKMQASISRLARLLKPGGVMLLRDYGRYDMAQLRFKKGRCLAENFYVRGDGTQVYFFTQDELHELFTQAKLEKVQNLVDRRLQVNRGKQLTMYRVWIQCKYRQAPV, translated from the exons ATGGCGGCGCCCCACGCTGTGGACGGGGTGGAGGGAGGCAGCGGCGAAACCGGGTTGACGCTGTCGGATTCATCTACCTGTGATGTGAAGAGACCTCAGTTTGGGACACGTTTCCTTACAGACCCACGACAGGTCTTCCAGCATAACGCATG GGACAATGTGGAGTGGACCGATGAACAAGAAGCAACCGCTAAGAAGAAAGTCTTAGAAAACAGTCAGCCGCTACCTCCAGAGAAACAAG AGGAATATGACAGCCGGGCCAATGAGTACTGGAACGGCTTTTACACAATCCACGAGAATCGTTTCTTCAAAGACCGTCACTGGCTCTTCACTGAGTTCCCAGAGTTGGCCCCACAGTGCAGCCTGAACCATGAATCGCACCGTGGTGCCTCTGGTGCAGTAGAAAGTCAGCAGAACAGTCAGGATCGAGAACAAAGCAGGGAACATGCAGCTTTGTTTCACGCTGATGTTGACTTTCCTGGCTCGTCTGCCACCTATCGCATACTGGAG GTTGGATGTGGTGTGGGAAACACAGTTTTTCCAATACTAAAGACCAACAA TGATCCAGGACTCTTTGTTTATTGCTGTGACTTCTCCAGCACTGCTGTGGAATTAGTCAAG AGTAATCCAGAGTACGACCCAGGGCGTTGTTATGCCTTTGTTCACGACTTGAGCGATGTAGAAGCCAATTACCCCATCCCTGATGGAACCCTTGATGTTATAGTGCTAATCTTTGTTCTATCAGCTCTGCATCCCAAGAA GATGCAAGCATCCATCAGTAGACTAGCACGCCTCCTGAAGCCCGGTGGAGTGATGCTGCTCAGGGACTATGGACGCTACGATATGGCACAGCTCCGCTTCAAGAAAG gaaggtGTCTCGCCGAAAACTTTTATGTCCGAGGCGATGGAACGCAAGTATATTTTTTTACTCAAG ATGAGCTCCATGAGCTGTTCACTCAGGCTAAGCTGGAGAAAGTGCAGAACCTTGTGGACAGAAGGCTACAGGTGAACAGAGGGAAGCAACTCACCATGTACAGGGTGTGGATTCAGTGCAAGTACCGCCAGGCTCCAGTTTAG
- the tlk2 gene encoding serine/threonine-protein kinase tousled-like 2: protein MMEELHSLDPRRQELLEARFTGVGVAKGSGQNQNESSNQSLCSVGSLSDKELETPEKKANEQRVRKRKADHFDSQAKAGARGHKISDYFEFAGGSGPGTSPARGIPPVVRSSPQHSLSNPPVMVQQGSPSSVSSNTEHSSCSLKPPSLHMLHKATQSDLTIEKLTAMENNKNSDLEKKEGRIDDLLRANCDLRRQIDEQQRMLERYKERLNKCVTMSKKLLIEKSKQEKMACRDKSMQDRLRLGHFTTVRHGASFTEQWTDGYAFQNLIKQQERINSQREEIERQRKLLAKRKPPSMAQTPPPSLEQNKRKSKANGAESEALSQAEYHEQEEIFKLRLGHLKKEEAEIQAELERLERVRNLHIRELKRIHNEDNSQFKDHPTLNDRYLLLHLLGRGGFSEVYKAFDLTEQRYVAVKIHQLNKNWRDEKKENYHKHACREYRIHKELDHPRIVKLYDYFSLDTDSFCTVLEYCEGNDLDFYLKQHKLMSEKEGRSIIMQIVNALKYLNEIRPPIIHYDLKPGNILLVNGTACGEIKITDFGLSKIMDDDSYNSVDGMELTSQGAGTYWYLPPECFVVGKEPPKISNKVDVWSVGVIFYQCLYGRKPFGHNQSQQDILQENTILKATEVQFPPKPVVTPEAKAFIRRCLVYRKEDRIDVHQLASDPFLMPHIRKSVASSGTSGMAMASTSSSSNSSASN from the exons ATGATGGAAGAACTGCATAGCTTGGACCCCCGACGGCAGGAGCTGCTGGAGGCTCGCTTCACAGGGGTCGGTGTGGCAAAG GGCTCAGGTCAGAATCAAAATGAGTCATCCAATCAGAGTCTATGCAGTGTGGGCTCTCTCAGTGACAAAGAGCTAGAG ACTCCTGAGAAAAAGGCAAATGAACAGAGAGTGAGGAAACGCAAAGCAGACCACTTTGACAGCCAAG CCAAAGCAGGAGCAAGAGGACATAAAATTAGTGATTATTTTGAG TTTGCGGGAGGTAGCGGTCCTGGTACCAGCCCTGCCAGGGGAATTCCACCAGTGGTCCGCTCTTCCCCACAGCACTCTCTGTCCAACCCCCCTGTCATG GTGCAGCAAGGAAGCCCGTCATCCGTCAGCTCCAACACAGAACACTCCTcttgttcactgaagcctcctTCTCTTCACATGCTCCACAAAGCCACACAG TCTGACCTTACTATAGAGAAACTAACAGCAATGGAGAACAACAAGAACTCTGACCTGGAGAAGAAGGAGGGCCGCATAGACGATTTGTTGCGG GCCAACTGTGATCTGAGGAGGCAAATTGATGAACAACAGAGAATGCTAGAGCGATACAAGGAACGTTTAAATAAGTGTGTGACCATGTCCAAGAAGCTTCTGATTGAAAAG TCTAAACAAGAGAAGATGGCATGTCGGGATAAAAGTATGCAGGATAGGCTTCGACTGGGTCATTTCACCACAGTGAGACACGGTGCATCTTTCACTGAGCAGTGGACAGATGGATATGCTTTCCAAAATCTTATCAA ACAACAGGAAAGAATCAACTCCCAGCGAGAGGAGATCGaaaggcagaggaagctgctagCCAAACGCAAGCCACCCTCCATGGCTCAGACTCCACCACCAAGCCTTGAGCAAAACAAACGCAAAAGCAAGGCCAATGGAGCAGAAAGTGAAGC GTTATCACAGGCAGAGTACCATGAGCAGGAGGAAATCTTTAAGCTAAGATTAGGCCATCTGAAGAAG gaaGAGGCTGAGATCCAAGCAGAGCTAGAGAGATTGGAGCGAGTGCGAAATCTTCACATACGCGAGCTGAAAAGGATCCATAATGAAGATAATTCCCA ATTCAAAGATCACCCTACGCTAAATGACCGATACCTGCTACTCCATTTACTTGGACGGGGAGGTTTCAGTGAAGTTTACAAG GCCTTTGACCTAACAGAGCAAAGGTACGTTGCGGTCAAAATTCACCAGTTAAACAAGAACTGGAGGGATGAGAAGAAGGAAAATTATCACAA ACATGCTTGCAGAGAATATAGAATCCATAAAGAGCTGGACCACCCACGAATAGTTAAACTCTATGACTACTTTTCACTTGACACTGACTC GTTCTGCACAGTCCTGGAATACTGTGAGGGTAATGACTTGGACTTCTACCTGAAGCAGCACAAGTTAATGTCAGAGAAAGAGGGCCGCTCCATCATCATGCAGATCGTTAATGCCCTCAAGTACCTCAATGAGATCAGACCGCCCATTATCCACTACGACCTTAAACCCG GTAACATTTTGTTAGTGAACGGCACTGCTTGCGGGGAGATCAAGATCACAGACTTTGGCCTGTCAAAGATCATGGATGATGACAGCTACAACTCGGTGGATGGGATGGAGCTGACTTCACAGGGAGCAGGGACATACTG GTACCTTCCCCCAGAGTGCTTCGTTGTTGGCAAGGAACCACCCAAAATCTCCAATAAAGTTGACGTGTGGTCTGTGGGAGTCATTTTCTACCAGTGTTTGTATGGCCGCAAG cctTTTGGCCACAATCAGTCCCAGCAGGACATTTTACAGGAAAACACCATCCTGAAGGCGACAGAAGTTCAGTTTCCCCCTAAACCTGTAGTCACACCTGAAGCTAAG GCCTTTATAAGGCGCTGTCTAGTCTACCGTAAGGAGGACCGCATCGATGTGCACCAGCTGGCCAGTGACCCCTTCCTTATGCCCCACATCCGCAAGTCAGTGGCCTCGTCGGGCACCTCAGGCATGGCAATGGCTTCCACATCCAGCTCCTCCAACAGCAGCGCCTCAAACTGA